The Niastella koreensis GR20-10 genome includes a window with the following:
- a CDS encoding RNA polymerase sigma factor yields the protein MNEPQTDISLLIEGCKRNERKAQEALYRHFYPFAAAIALRYVKSNDDMADVVSLAFIKLFKALTTFDTKRGTFHAWFKTIVIHEALDHLKAQSKFTSNQEVADAEEISVDNTALDRMSTGEIMHMIQKLPPATHAVFVLYVMEGYNHREIAQQLNISEGTSKWHLSEARKSLKQQIEQNKT from the coding sequence GTGAACGAACCGCAAACAGACATATCGTTACTGATTGAAGGGTGTAAAAGAAATGAACGTAAAGCGCAGGAAGCGTTGTACCGGCATTTTTATCCCTTTGCGGCTGCTATTGCCCTCCGTTATGTAAAAAGCAACGATGATATGGCCGATGTAGTGAGCCTCGCCTTCATCAAGTTGTTTAAAGCCCTGACCACATTCGATACCAAACGCGGCACCTTTCATGCCTGGTTTAAAACCATTGTGATCCACGAAGCGCTCGATCATTTAAAAGCGCAGTCAAAATTTACCAGTAACCAGGAGGTGGCCGATGCCGAAGAAATCTCCGTAGACAATACCGCCCTCGACCGCATGTCAACAGGCGAGATCATGCACATGATCCAAAAGCTGCCGCCCGCCACCCATGCCGTTTTTGTGTTGTATGTAATGGAAGGCTACAACCATAGAGAGATAGCACAGCAATTAAATATTAGTGAAGGAACCAGTAAATGGCATTTAAGCGAAGCCAGAAAATCGCTGAAACAACAAATAGAACAAAACAAAACGTGA
- a CDS encoding lipocalin family protein encodes MKRVLLATAFTIVLFSCQKSKDDKPQPAQKDYEGKYKITKLVFQSTGNPDQDLLASLPDCTQDDLLVLAADSVFKTEDAGVACGDSPTDPTVWFVKENKITIDGVQSSIVSFNNHTLVLSTPMELLGVKGNILETLERQ; translated from the coding sequence ATGAAAAGAGTATTACTCGCAACCGCGTTCACAATTGTTTTATTTTCATGCCAGAAATCGAAGGACGACAAACCGCAGCCAGCGCAGAAAGACTATGAGGGAAAGTATAAAATAACCAAACTGGTTTTTCAGTCAACCGGCAATCCCGACCAGGACCTGCTGGCCTCGCTGCCCGATTGCACCCAGGACGATTTGTTGGTTCTTGCGGCCGATTCGGTCTTCAAAACAGAAGATGCAGGCGTAGCGTGCGGCGACAGTCCGACCGACCCGACTGTATGGTTTGTTAAAGAAAACAAAATAACCATCGACGGCGTACAAAGCAGCATTGTTTCATTCAATAACCATACGCTGGTACTGTCTACGCCGATGGAATTACTCGGGGTAAAAGGTAATATACTCGAAACCCTTGAAAGGCAATAA
- a CDS encoding IS110 family transposase — MKQHASAASETRVKGRNIIDYSGKTICVGIDVHQKDYQVAKVYNGICLGNHRMAADSDALIKHLHSHYPGACFKCVYESCAWGFNLQRRLSVAGMDCIVVNAADVSTTDKERKRKTDPVDALKLARDLESRNIKGINIPDESLQKERNLIRYRSSVVSDINRSKNRLKSLLKFQGIEIPAAYAKNNWSNCFLRWVQEQALKDDFGDTLLLMLEQIRLLRQLLLKVETQLRQLRKGKYSSAARLATSVPGIGPTTAMLFLLEIGDINRFKGFDRLNSFVGFCPDKSSSGETDRDRGITSRRHKRLRTALIESAWQAIRKDPALLECYQALTKRMTGTYAIIHIARKLLRRLRTVMVTGVEYQKGMLA, encoded by the coding sequence ATGAAACAGCATGCTTCAGCCGCATCCGAAACCCGAGTCAAAGGTAGAAACATAATAGATTATAGCGGTAAAACGATTTGTGTGGGAATAGATGTCCATCAGAAAGACTATCAGGTAGCCAAAGTGTATAATGGGATTTGTCTGGGCAACCATCGAATGGCAGCCGACAGTGATGCATTAATAAAGCATTTGCATAGTCATTATCCTGGTGCTTGTTTTAAATGTGTGTACGAAAGTTGTGCGTGGGGATTCAATTTGCAAAGAAGATTAAGCGTAGCTGGAATGGATTGTATAGTGGTGAATGCGGCAGACGTGTCAACCACAGACAAAGAAAGAAAGCGTAAGACCGATCCGGTAGATGCCTTGAAGCTGGCCCGAGACCTTGAATCTAGGAATATAAAAGGGATTAATATACCGGATGAATCGCTTCAAAAAGAAAGGAACTTAATACGTTACCGCTCAAGTGTGGTCAGTGATATCAATCGAAGTAAAAACCGACTGAAAAGCTTATTGAAATTCCAGGGTATTGAAATACCGGCGGCCTATGCCAAGAACAACTGGAGCAATTGTTTTTTGAGGTGGGTGCAGGAGCAGGCGTTAAAAGATGACTTTGGAGATACGCTATTGCTGATGCTGGAACAGATCAGATTATTGCGACAATTACTGCTGAAAGTGGAAACGCAACTGCGTCAGCTCAGAAAGGGCAAATACAGTTCAGCGGCACGTCTGGCAACCAGTGTTCCTGGTATCGGCCCAACAACGGCGATGTTGTTCTTACTGGAAATAGGCGACATAAACCGATTTAAGGGGTTTGACCGGCTCAATAGTTTTGTAGGTTTTTGCCCTGATAAAAGCAGTAGCGGAGAAACCGACCGGGACCGTGGCATTACCTCAAGACGGCATAAAAGATTACGCACGGCATTGATTGAATCCGCCTGGCAGGCCATACGCAAAGATCCGGCCCTGTTGGAGTGTTATCAGGCACTGACTAAACGCATGACCGGCACATATGCAATCATTCACATTGCCCGAAAATTACTCAGGAGGCTACGAACCGTGATGGTAACCGGGGTGGAGTATCAAAAAGGAATGCTAGCTTAA
- a CDS encoding RagB/SusD family nutrient uptake outer membrane protein has translation MKKQTTRYIIIAMSSLMAITSCSKLIDIAPVENNTSDKFYSNEIEVKQATLGIYARLGRNGTNTDFATDYFWLASENRSDLLYIASETSAQNDQLDLRKFLTTPTSGTVSSIFARLYQLIKEANNLLYYTQEDQYTRYRAEARFLRAYAYSELARSFGPVALITKPIENDEAVKLPRTPVADIYAQVIDDLQYAAANLDKVYTGADAGRVGSLAANALLGQVYMTMAGFPLNDNTANAKAETVLAGIITDVKTRFSPVYANLFTLANENKYDLFSIQFASGGLNIGSSLAGYCTSSASSGTPFPEWMYSSYTTQGQDVRVDSLLVQDMKATKDLRFAASIDTGYWNALSTVPTRSFILKNIITKFLEKDNTNTNIKAWNDQPRNFPILRDADVYLLYAEALIADGKAGDAKQYVDAIRTRAGQPVLAAAPTLDDIKHERKYEFIGEGKRYFDLVRWGETSAVNTLSDFAKYYHSKLNGQLPTKKDLLLPIPQNEMKTRSNWDQNFGY, from the coding sequence ATGAAAAAACAGACAACGCGATATATCATCATTGCCATGAGTAGCCTTATGGCAATCACCAGCTGCAGTAAATTAATTGATATTGCACCGGTTGAAAACAATACCTCCGATAAATTCTATTCGAACGAAATTGAAGTGAAGCAGGCCACCCTGGGCATTTATGCCCGGCTGGGCCGCAATGGCACCAACACCGATTTCGCCACCGATTATTTCTGGCTGGCCTCCGAAAACCGGTCCGATCTGTTGTACATCGCTTCAGAAACCTCGGCCCAGAATGATCAGCTGGACCTTCGCAAGTTCCTCACCACGCCTACTTCAGGCACGGTATCCTCTATCTTTGCCCGATTGTACCAGCTCATCAAGGAAGCGAATAACCTGCTGTATTATACGCAGGAAGATCAGTACACCCGCTATCGCGCAGAAGCCAGGTTTTTGCGGGCCTATGCTTATTCAGAACTGGCAAGATCATTTGGTCCCGTAGCGCTCATTACCAAACCCATCGAGAATGATGAAGCCGTTAAACTGCCCCGCACGCCGGTAGCAGACATTTATGCGCAGGTCATCGACGACCTGCAATATGCGGCTGCCAACCTGGATAAAGTATATACCGGCGCCGATGCCGGCCGCGTAGGCAGCCTGGCCGCCAATGCCCTGCTGGGCCAGGTGTATATGACCATGGCCGGTTTTCCCCTCAACGACAATACCGCCAATGCCAAGGCAGAAACGGTGCTCGCCGGCATTATCACAGATGTAAAGACCCGATTTTCTCCCGTATACGCCAACCTGTTTACCCTCGCCAATGAAAATAAATACGACCTGTTCTCCATCCAGTTTGCTTCCGGCGGACTGAACATTGGTTCCAGCCTGGCCGGCTATTGTACCAGTTCCGCTTCTTCCGGTACGCCGTTTCCTGAATGGATGTATTCTTCCTACACTACCCAGGGGCAGGACGTACGGGTAGACAGCTTATTGGTGCAGGACATGAAAGCGACCAAAGACCTGCGTTTTGCGGCAAGTATTGATACCGGTTACTGGAATGCGTTGAGCACCGTGCCAACCCGCAGTTTTATTCTGAAGAACATTATTACCAAATTCCTGGAAAAAGATAACACCAATACCAACATAAAGGCCTGGAACGATCAGCCCCGGAACTTCCCGATCCTGCGCGACGCGGATGTATACCTGCTGTATGCCGAAGCCCTGATTGCCGATGGCAAGGCAGGCGACGCCAAACAATATGTAGATGCCATCCGCACCCGGGCAGGCCAGCCGGTACTGGCGGCGGCCCCCACGCTGGACGATATCAAACACGAGCGGAAGTATGAGTTTATTGGCGAAGGCAAACGCTATTTCGACCTCGTACGCTGGGGTGAAACCAGTGCCGTGAATACGCTCAGCGACTTTGCGAAATATTATCATAGTAAACTGAACGGCCAGCTGCCTACCAAAAAAGACCTGTTGTTACCGATTCCTCAAAACGAAATGAAGACACGCTCGAATTGGGATCAGAATTTTGGGTATTAG
- a CDS encoding TonB-dependent receptor, whose amino-acid sequence MKLTVLLLTTAFLNVSANGLSQTVTFAGKQVSLEKVFTVVEQQTGYVFLYTKDMLKDAGTVTLNVHDQPLAQFLETLFANRPIGYKLSVKSILLSRRVPPITVLEQPKPFAEIKGVVRDKDGHPLAGANVVLNNSNTGVNTQSDGSFSINANTGDVLTISSVGYTTITVKITSATQPLTITLERATTKLDEIEVIAYGYGTQKKGNITGAIAKIGEKQIQDRPITRIEQALQGQVAGVAVRNTTGAPGADITVQVRGAASISGTATPLYVVDGVPLDNLSGINPSDIASIDVLKDASSAAIYGSRGSNGVIIITTKRGKPGKPTLSLNAYTAVAQAERKVDVLTSDEWIDFNKKWLDHVWTTATGLPATATQAERIAYAQSKTGKTYTTRTDLMGIRTTYGIYDPFWGTDALDPIDWQNVVLRKAPVNNLELRASGATDAVNYSVSGGVYDQNGIIVGSNYRRYSFRGNMEAKVSDRVKIGLNISPSVGTITGANVDGKDNAVSRMLSLPGWVLAGTGKQAGAQPSKYYDGWGPGPNIISPYVQAADYDRINKDLRLNTAFSTEVNIINGLDVRGLVGWNYRTNSERTYNPTWAQATWDQATPGQLSTSKKTTIISNSLLLQATATYRKQIGLHGINLLFGASQETFNADSTNQQATGFPDDKTYIFDLSRAKTINANSINSAKNALISYFGRAEYNFDNKYLLAGSLRRDGSSKFGPSNRWGIFPSLSAGWIMSQEAFLNNFNWLSMAKLRAAWGQAGNDRIGNSAFLSGMAILNYPTGTSQTSTNGYVVGNISNSKLRWEKTNSYNLGLDIGFFNNRITMSADVYYKKTTDLLLNAPVSLTTGFTNMYDNVGSVDNKGFELEINTANIAQKNFRWNTAVNVSLNRNKITSLTNDNADIKLGQGNTIIQRVGSPINSYYLLRTAGVLRESDFSKDASGNLIANVPIYSGQKPGDTKYIDSKPDGKIDADDYVVAGSFQPKFEYGITNTFSYRNWDLSILIQGRVGGKLLSIGSRAWNRATNDPRYNYMASWLKDAYWSEAEPGNGKVPAFFSAVTSQYDDNWMYSAAYLRIKNVTLGYNMQVLKKAFRSIRVYASCDNVWLFDKYYPGYSPEGATQDNASADWGSYPQARTFAFGLTATF is encoded by the coding sequence ATGAAGCTAACTGTATTATTGCTTACGACTGCTTTCCTGAATGTATCGGCCAATGGCCTTTCACAAACGGTAACTTTTGCCGGTAAACAGGTTTCCCTGGAGAAAGTGTTTACTGTTGTAGAACAACAAACCGGCTATGTTTTTCTTTATACGAAAGACATGCTGAAAGATGCCGGTACGGTTACCCTGAATGTGCATGACCAGCCACTGGCACAATTCCTGGAAACATTATTTGCCAACCGGCCCATCGGGTACAAGCTCTCGGTAAAATCGATCCTGTTAAGCCGCAGGGTGCCGCCCATTACGGTATTAGAACAACCAAAACCATTTGCAGAGATCAAAGGGGTTGTTCGCGATAAAGATGGTCATCCATTAGCCGGCGCCAATGTAGTACTTAACAATTCCAACACGGGGGTGAATACCCAAAGCGATGGCTCGTTCTCCATCAATGCGAACACCGGCGATGTGCTAACCATCAGCTCTGTGGGTTATACCACTATCACTGTTAAAATAACTTCGGCCACACAACCATTAACGATCACACTCGAACGCGCTACCACCAAACTCGATGAAATTGAAGTGATCGCCTATGGCTATGGTACGCAGAAAAAAGGAAATATAACCGGCGCCATTGCCAAAATTGGTGAAAAACAAATTCAGGACCGACCCATTACCCGGATAGAGCAGGCGTTGCAAGGTCAGGTGGCCGGTGTAGCTGTACGTAACACTACAGGTGCTCCCGGCGCCGACATTACCGTGCAGGTGCGCGGCGCTGCTTCTATCTCAGGTACCGCTACCCCACTGTATGTGGTAGACGGTGTACCGTTGGATAATCTCTCCGGTATCAATCCTTCCGACATTGCCTCTATCGATGTGCTGAAAGATGCTTCCTCTGCCGCCATCTATGGTTCACGTGGTTCAAACGGGGTAATTATCATAACCACCAAACGCGGTAAGCCAGGCAAACCCACCCTTTCTTTAAATGCATACACGGCAGTGGCGCAGGCAGAGAGAAAAGTAGATGTACTAACGTCCGACGAATGGATCGACTTCAATAAAAAATGGCTCGACCACGTTTGGACCACCGCTACCGGGCTACCCGCCACTGCTACCCAGGCTGAACGTATTGCCTACGCGCAATCAAAAACCGGAAAAACCTATACCACGCGTACCGATCTGATGGGCATTCGAACTACTTATGGCATCTATGATCCTTTTTGGGGTACCGATGCCCTCGACCCCATCGACTGGCAGAATGTAGTGTTACGAAAAGCACCGGTAAATAACCTGGAGTTGCGGGCATCCGGCGCTACCGACGCCGTGAACTACTCGGTTTCAGGCGGTGTGTACGACCAGAACGGGATCATCGTTGGTTCTAACTACAGACGGTATTCCTTCCGTGGTAATATGGAAGCGAAAGTGAGCGACCGGGTAAAAATTGGGTTGAACATCTCCCCTTCTGTGGGCACCATCACCGGCGCCAATGTAGATGGTAAAGACAATGCCGTGTCGCGGATGTTAAGTTTGCCCGGTTGGGTATTGGCCGGTACCGGTAAACAAGCCGGCGCCCAGCCCAGCAAATATTACGACGGCTGGGGCCCGGGCCCTAACATCATCAGTCCGTATGTGCAGGCTGCTGATTACGATCGCATCAATAAAGACCTGCGGTTGAACACCGCCTTCAGCACCGAAGTAAATATTATCAATGGCCTCGACGTAAGAGGCCTGGTAGGTTGGAATTACCGCACCAATTCAGAACGTACCTACAACCCCACATGGGCACAGGCAACCTGGGACCAGGCAACGCCCGGACAATTATCAACCTCTAAAAAAACAACAATTATCTCCAACAGTCTGTTGTTACAGGCTACTGCCACTTATAGAAAGCAAATTGGCCTGCATGGCATCAACCTCTTGTTTGGCGCTTCGCAGGAAACCTTCAATGCAGATTCAACAAACCAGCAGGCAACAGGTTTTCCTGATGACAAGACCTATATTTTTGATCTGTCACGCGCAAAGACCATAAACGCCAATAGCATTAATTCAGCCAAAAATGCATTGATCTCTTATTTTGGCCGGGCAGAATACAATTTCGATAATAAGTATCTGTTGGCCGGTTCATTGCGCCGTGACGGTTCTTCAAAATTTGGTCCCAGTAACCGTTGGGGAATTTTTCCATCCCTTTCTGCCGGCTGGATAATGAGCCAGGAAGCCTTTCTGAATAACTTCAACTGGTTAAGCATGGCGAAATTGCGCGCTGCATGGGGACAGGCGGGTAACGACCGTATTGGTAACTCGGCATTCCTGTCGGGCATGGCAATACTGAACTATCCCACAGGTACCTCCCAAACTTCTACCAATGGTTATGTGGTGGGTAATATTTCCAATTCAAAATTGCGCTGGGAAAAAACCAACAGCTATAACCTCGGTCTCGACATCGGTTTTTTCAACAACCGGATTACTATGTCGGCCGATGTATATTATAAAAAAACCACCGACCTGTTGCTGAATGCACCGGTTTCGCTTACCACTGGTTTTACCAATATGTACGACAATGTGGGCAGCGTGGATAATAAAGGGTTTGAACTGGAGATCAATACCGCCAACATTGCCCAAAAGAATTTCCGCTGGAACACGGCGGTGAATGTATCGCTTAACCGCAACAAGATCACCTCACTCACCAACGACAATGCCGATATTAAACTGGGCCAGGGCAATACCATTATTCAACGCGTAGGCTCGCCCATCAATTCTTATTATTTGCTGAGGACAGCAGGAGTATTACGGGAATCTGATTTCAGCAAAGACGCATCCGGCAACCTCATAGCAAACGTGCCAATTTATTCCGGACAAAAACCGGGCGATACCAAATACATAGATTCCAAACCCGATGGTAAGATCGATGCGGATGATTATGTAGTAGCAGGCAGCTTTCAACCCAAATTTGAATACGGTATTACCAATACCTTCAGCTACCGTAACTGGGATCTTTCCATCTTAATTCAGGGCCGTGTTGGGGGCAAACTGTTATCGATAGGCTCACGTGCCTGGAACCGCGCCACCAACGATCCCCGCTATAACTATATGGCCAGCTGGCTGAAAGACGCATATTGGAGCGAGGCCGAACCAGGTAACGGCAAAGTGCCTGCGTTCTTCTCCGCTGTTACCAGTCAGTACGACGACAACTGGATGTACAGCGCCGCTTACCTGCGCATCAAGAACGTAACCCTGGGGTATAATATGCAGGTGCTTAAAAAAGCCTTCCGGTCAATTCGTGTATATGCTTCCTGCGATAACGTATGGTTGTTCGACAAGTATTATCCGGGTTATTCGCCCGAAGGCGCTACCCAGGATAATGCCTCCGCAGACTGGGGCTCTTATCCACAGGCAAGAACATTCGCATTCGGTTTAACCGCCACATTCTAA
- a CDS encoding FecR family protein: protein MDEPIDDLLAQGRDEEVKARINTLLQQPAQTPMPPETAAGVLAAIMAADSASNTPVVGLHRSGNWRLYAACAAMVILVLGAGYFWFQSSGFSHKEQQQEKLADKTVNDVQPGGNKAILTLADGTVIDLDKSNNGTIATQGKTAVRKNIDGELEYRDANSPLTTDYSQNNSPAFNTVSTPNGGQYQVVLPDGSRVWLNAASSIRFPASFTGERKITMTGEAYFEVAHNEKMPFIINVNDKEEVTVLGTHFNINAYGNERAIYTTLLQGSVKVGRRPTSLRQLADTAGDAEMKEQSVVLKPGEQAIAIASPLTTEPADSRHPDKVGNSPLTINHSPNLDQTLAWKNGLFNLAGADLKDFMHQVERWYDVTVQYEGAVPNMVFQGKLNRGVPLSDIIDYLKNLGVSCELSGKVLHVKSK, encoded by the coding sequence ATGGATGAACCAATCGATGATCTGTTAGCCCAGGGACGTGATGAAGAAGTAAAGGCAAGAATAAATACCCTGTTGCAACAGCCGGCACAAACGCCAATGCCGCCAGAAACGGCAGCCGGGGTGCTGGCTGCTATTATGGCTGCAGACAGCGCCAGTAATACGCCGGTGGTTGGATTACACAGATCCGGAAACTGGCGGTTGTACGCAGCCTGTGCAGCTATGGTTATCCTGGTACTGGGTGCAGGTTATTTCTGGTTCCAATCATCCGGGTTCTCCCATAAAGAACAGCAACAGGAAAAGCTGGCAGATAAAACCGTGAACGATGTACAGCCCGGAGGCAACAAGGCTATCCTTACGCTGGCAGATGGAACGGTGATAGATCTTGATAAATCAAACAATGGAACCATTGCAACGCAAGGCAAAACAGCAGTACGAAAGAATATAGACGGAGAGCTGGAGTATAGGGATGCAAACTCACCACTCACTACTGACTACTCACAAAACAACTCACCTGCCTTCAACACAGTAAGCACGCCCAATGGCGGGCAGTACCAGGTAGTGTTGCCGGATGGCAGCCGCGTTTGGCTGAACGCTGCCTCCAGCATCCGGTTCCCCGCATCATTTACCGGTGAACGTAAAATAACCATGACCGGCGAAGCTTATTTTGAAGTGGCGCACAATGAAAAAATGCCCTTCATTATAAATGTGAATGACAAAGAAGAAGTGACAGTATTGGGTACGCACTTTAATATAAATGCATACGGAAATGAGCGGGCCATTTATACTACGTTGTTGCAGGGCTCGGTGAAAGTTGGCAGACGGCCCACCTCACTCCGCCAGCTGGCGGATACAGCGGGCGACGCAGAGATGAAAGAACAATCAGTTGTGTTGAAACCTGGTGAGCAGGCGATTGCAATCGCGAGCCCACTCACCACTGAGCCTGCCGATTCCCGGCATCCCGACAAAGTCGGGAACTCACCACTCACCATCAACCACTCGCCAAACCTTGATCAAACCCTGGCCTGGAAAAACGGTTTGTTCAACCTGGCCGGCGCCGATCTCAAAGATTTTATGCATCAGGTGGAAAGATGGTACGATGTAACCGTACAGTACGAAGGCGCTGTTCCCAATATGGTGTTTCAGGGTAAACTGAACAGAGGAGTGCCTTTATCGGATATTATCGACTATTTAAAAAACCTTGGGGTATCATGTGAGCTTTCAGGTAAAGTATTGCACGTAAAAAGTAAATAA
- a CDS encoding RNA polymerase sigma factor, whose protein sequence is MHSENTFTDKELLEKLAGGEETVFSILFERYRDPIYSTALHVSGSASLAEEIVQDVFLDLWLQRKNATSITYLSAYLNRMAGNKIYDALKQQQRQRALQQTIDAEDDHYTPAALLENKDYDAILTRAIARLPEKQRLTYNLVKQQGLSRKEAATTLGVSPETVKYNLDQSLRSIRAYCLSQIHVSMTILVMLKIL, encoded by the coding sequence GTGCATTCCGAAAATACTTTTACCGACAAAGAATTGCTGGAAAAGCTGGCTGGTGGTGAAGAAACCGTGTTCAGTATACTCTTTGAACGTTACCGGGATCCGATCTACAGCACTGCCCTGCATGTATCCGGCTCGGCATCCCTGGCAGAAGAAATTGTTCAGGATGTTTTCCTCGATCTCTGGCTCCAGAGAAAAAACGCCACTTCCATTACGTATTTGTCTGCCTATTTAAACCGCATGGCCGGTAACAAAATCTACGATGCGCTTAAACAACAACAACGGCAACGCGCCCTTCAACAAACCATCGACGCGGAAGATGACCACTATACGCCTGCCGCGCTGCTGGAAAATAAAGATTACGACGCCATTCTCACCCGCGCCATAGCCCGCCTTCCGGAAAAGCAGCGGTTAACCTACAACCTGGTAAAACAACAGGGCCTGTCGAGAAAAGAAGCAGCCACCACCTTAGGCGTTTCGCCGGAAACCGTTAAATACAACCTGGACCAGTCCCTGCGCAGCATCCGGGCTTACTGCCTATCGCAAATACACGTCAGCATGACGATTTTAGTGATGCTGAAAATATTGTAA
- a CDS encoding nucleoside hydrolase-like domain-containing protein, translating to MKTCLKIAVCFCLCGITVFTHAQPSGKSARPRVIATSDGEIDDECSFVRFLLYANEWDVEGIVTTSSQYHWHGHKWAGDNWAQPYLEAYARVWPNLVKHDKRYPTAEFLKARTFPGNVETEGEMDAITPGSQHIAKVLLDKSDARPIWLQAWGGTNTIARALKTIEQEHPDRMAEVAAKMRFFLIWEQDSTYQSYIKPHWGKYNILTIISDQFDCIAYRWKTALLTAMHPYFSAPWMKQHILQDHGPLCALYKAHVAGDKDFAEGDFRSEGDSPSFMHEITTGLGDLENPDWGGWAGRYIKVRDNTWLDPVPDPKYVYPEGRWYSKTAWGRMRSGDGATVTTDSNYRHYFEPIWRWAAAFQNDFAARADWCVKSFKEANHAPVVKLTHAAEVKAKPGTTVQLSVKASDPDGNPLTYQWWVYTDPGTYKGNVVIQTPANNKTYVTVPADAVTGQTIHVICEVSDKGSPVLTRYQRVVITVQ from the coding sequence ATGAAAACCTGCCTCAAAATTGCCGTATGTTTTTGTCTTTGCGGGATCACTGTATTTACGCATGCGCAGCCGTCCGGAAAATCTGCCAGACCCCGCGTTATAGCTACCAGCGACGGGGAGATCGACGATGAATGTTCCTTTGTACGTTTTCTGTTGTACGCCAATGAATGGGATGTGGAAGGCATTGTTACCACCAGTTCGCAATATCACTGGCATGGGCACAAATGGGCGGGCGATAATTGGGCGCAACCTTACCTGGAAGCCTACGCAAGGGTATGGCCGAACCTGGTGAAGCATGATAAACGCTATCCCACTGCTGAATTTTTAAAAGCACGAACCTTCCCGGGCAATGTAGAAACAGAAGGGGAGATGGATGCCATTACCCCCGGATCTCAACACATTGCAAAAGTGTTGTTGGATAAATCAGATGCGCGGCCCATCTGGTTGCAGGCATGGGGCGGAACCAATACCATCGCCCGGGCATTGAAAACAATAGAACAGGAACATCCCGATCGCATGGCGGAAGTAGCGGCAAAAATGCGGTTCTTTCTCATCTGGGAGCAGGACTCTACCTATCAGTCTTATATCAAGCCACATTGGGGCAAATACAATATACTTACCATTATCTCCGATCAGTTTGATTGCATTGCTTATCGCTGGAAGACCGCGCTGCTAACTGCAATGCATCCTTATTTCAGTGCGCCGTGGATGAAGCAGCATATTTTACAGGATCATGGCCCCTTGTGTGCATTGTATAAGGCGCATGTAGCCGGCGACAAGGATTTTGCGGAAGGTGATTTTCGTTCTGAAGGCGATTCGCCCTCGTTTATGCATGAAATAACAACCGGGTTAGGCGACCTGGAAAACCCGGATTGGGGTGGCTGGGCAGGCCGGTATATAAAAGTGCGTGACAATACCTGGTTGGACCCGGTGCCTGATCCCAAATATGTATATCCGGAAGGCCGCTGGTATTCAAAAACTGCCTGGGGTAGAATGAGATCAGGTGATGGCGCCACGGTAACAACCGACAGTAATTACCGCCATTATTTCGAGCCCATCTGGCGCTGGGCTGCCGCCTTTCAAAATGATTTTGCTGCGCGGGCCGACTGGTGCGTAAAATCTTTCAAGGAAGCGAATCATGCACCGGTAGTAAAGCTGACGCATGCCGCTGAAGTGAAAGCAAAGCCAGGCACAACTGTACAACTCAGTGTAAAGGCAAGCGATCCCGATGGTAATCCACTAACTTACCAATGGTGGGTATATACCGATCCCGGTACCTATAAAGGCAATGTCGTCATTCAAACGCCGGCCAATAACAAAACTTATGTTACCGTGCCTGCTGATGCTGTAACCGGACAAACGATTCATGTGATCTGTGAAGTAAGTGATAAAGGTAGTCCGGTATTGACAAGGTATCAGCGGGTAGTTATAACTGTTCAATAA